A window from Rhodothermus bifroesti encodes these proteins:
- a CDS encoding DUF99 family protein: protein MTARRPHVLGIDDAPFQRGEDVDVPVVGVMMEGATLVEGVAITRFPIDGAEVTTFLAEWIQTLRWRPSLQAVVLGGITLAGLAVVDLAGLAGQLGLPVLAVTRHDTANSELADALRVAGLHDRLAILERTPPAALMARGLYVAWAGADAFEARQLIQSTLHKSRLPEPLRLAHLIGAALVRGQSRGRV from the coding sequence ATGACCGCCAGGCGACCTCATGTGCTAGGCATTGATGATGCCCCCTTTCAACGGGGGGAGGATGTAGACGTACCGGTGGTGGGTGTGATGATGGAGGGCGCTACCCTGGTCGAGGGGGTAGCTATTACGCGTTTTCCGATCGATGGGGCTGAGGTAACCACATTTTTAGCGGAATGGATTCAGACACTGCGTTGGCGGCCTTCGCTGCAGGCAGTGGTGCTAGGTGGTATCACGCTGGCCGGGTTGGCCGTAGTGGATTTAGCTGGGCTAGCAGGGCAGCTTGGGTTGCCCGTGCTGGCGGTTACGCGCCACGATACGGCCAATAGTGAGTTGGCGGATGCGCTTCGCGTAGCGGGGCTGCATGACCGCTTGGCCATCCTGGAGCGAACGCCACCGGCGGCCCTCATGGCCCGCGGCTTGTATGTGGCTTGGGCAGGAGCCGATGCGTTTGAAGCCCGTCAGCTTATCCAGTCAACGCTGCACAAGTCCCGGCTTCCCGAGCCGCTGCGCCTTGCGCACCTGATTGGCGCTGCTTTAGTTCGTGGTCAATCTCGGGGAAGGGTATAA
- a CDS encoding NAD-dependent protein deacetylase codes for MPEATLQALADLLSKGRIVVLTGAGCSTESGLPDYRGEGTRRRSRNPIQYRAFVTDPAARARYWARSMVGWRRFAQAQPNAGHYALAQLEQSGLLVGLITQNVDGLHQKAGSQRVLELHGNLARVRCLSCAYTIDRELFQQELLSLNPTWSVWATALAPDGDAELPEALTHTFRVPNCPRCGGILKPDVVFFGEHVPRERVEIAQQWLTEANMLLVAGSSLMVYSGYRFLLEAARQNKPIAIVNLGPTRGDALASLRLQGRTGELLPRLAQRLTYTLPRD; via the coding sequence ATGCCCGAAGCGACGCTGCAAGCACTTGCTGACCTGCTTAGCAAAGGGCGCATTGTTGTGCTCACCGGAGCTGGATGCAGTACCGAATCGGGCCTTCCCGACTATCGAGGCGAAGGCACGCGCCGTCGCAGCCGCAATCCAATTCAGTACCGAGCGTTTGTGACCGACCCAGCTGCGCGGGCACGCTATTGGGCGCGAAGCATGGTAGGCTGGCGCCGCTTTGCACAGGCGCAACCCAATGCCGGCCACTATGCCTTAGCGCAATTGGAACAAAGCGGCTTGCTCGTCGGGCTGATCACACAAAACGTCGATGGTTTACACCAAAAGGCTGGAAGCCAGCGCGTACTCGAGCTGCATGGCAACCTGGCACGGGTAAGGTGCCTTTCATGTGCTTACACGATCGATCGCGAGCTTTTTCAGCAAGAACTCTTAAGCCTGAATCCCACTTGGAGTGTCTGGGCAACGGCATTGGCGCCTGATGGAGACGCCGAGCTGCCCGAAGCGCTCACGCACACGTTTCGGGTTCCCAACTGCCCCCGCTGTGGTGGCATCCTAAAGCCAGACGTGGTGTTCTTCGGAGAGCATGTACCGCGCGAGCGCGTCGAAATCGCCCAGCAGTGGCTAACCGAAGCCAATATGCTCTTGGTAGCAGGTTCTTCATTAATGGTCTACTCAGGCTATCGGTTTCTGCTGGAAGCAGCTCGCCAAAATAAACCCATTGCAATCGTGAACTTGGGCCCTACGCGCGGCGATGCCCTAGCCAGCCTACGCCTTCAAGGACGCACAGGCGAACTCCTTCCCCGCCTAGCTCAAAGGCTAACTTATACCCTTCCCCGAGATTGA